The following are from one region of the Staphylococcus argenteus genome:
- a CDS encoding NAD(P)-dependent malic enzyme gives MSLRDEALEMHKRNQGKLEVKPNVKVTNKEELSLAYSPGVAEPCKDIYEDKRKVYDYTIKGNTVAVITDGTAVLGLGNIGPEASIPVMEGKAVLFKSFAGINGVPIALATTDTEEIIKTVKLLEPNYGGINLEDISAPRCFEIEERLKKETNIPVFHDDQHGTAIVTMAGLVNALRVVNKDLAKIKVVLNGAGAAGIAIVKLLYAYGVRNMVMCDSRGAIFEGRSYGMNPTKDVVAKWTNKDKIEGSLEEVVKDADVFIGVSVANALSQDMVKTMADNPIIFAMANPNPEITPDDAKAAGACVVGTGRSDYPNQINNVLAFPGIFRGALEVEATHINEEMKKAAVEAIADLINSDELNADYCIPGPFDKRVAPSVARNVAKAAMESGVARIEVDPQDVYDKTMKLTDLQ, from the coding sequence ATGTCATTAAGAGATGAAGCATTGGAAATGCACAAACGTAATCAAGGTAAATTAGAAGTTAAACCAAATGTTAAGGTTACAAATAAAGAGGAATTAAGTTTAGCATACTCACCTGGTGTTGCTGAACCATGTAAAGATATTTATGAAGATAAAAGAAAAGTTTATGATTACACGATAAAAGGCAACACTGTTGCTGTAATCACTGACGGAACTGCTGTATTAGGCTTGGGTAATATTGGACCTGAAGCTAGTATTCCTGTTATGGAAGGAAAAGCTGTATTATTTAAAAGTTTTGCTGGTATTAATGGTGTACCTATTGCATTAGCAACAACTGATACTGAGGAAATTATTAAAACAGTTAAACTTTTAGAACCAAATTATGGTGGAATTAACCTAGAAGATATTTCTGCACCACGTTGCTTTGAAATCGAAGAACGACTTAAAAAAGAAACTAACATTCCAGTTTTTCATGATGATCAACACGGAACGGCTATTGTAACAATGGCTGGTTTAGTAAATGCTTTAAGAGTTGTAAATAAAGATTTAGCTAAAATAAAAGTCGTACTTAATGGTGCAGGGGCAGCAGGTATTGCTATCGTTAAATTATTATATGCATATGGTGTTAGAAATATGGTTATGTGTGATTCAAGAGGGGCAATTTTCGAAGGGCGCTCATACGGTATGAATCCTACAAAAGATGTTGTAGCAAAATGGACTAATAAAGATAAAATTGAAGGTTCTTTAGAAGAAGTAGTAAAGGATGCTGATGTATTTATTGGAGTATCTGTTGCTAATGCATTGTCACAAGATATGGTTAAAACCATGGCAGATAATCCGATTATTTTTGCAATGGCTAATCCAAATCCTGAAATTACACCTGACGATGCAAAAGCTGCTGGTGCTTGTGTTGTTGGAACAGGACGTTCAGATTATCCAAACCAAATTAATAATGTACTAGCATTTCCTGGTATTTTTAGAGGGGCTTTAGAAGTTGAAGCAACTCACATTAATGAAGAAATGAAAAAAGCAGCAGTAGAAGCAATCGCTGATTTAATAAATAGTGATGAATTAAATGCAGATTATTGTATTCCAGGACCATTTGATAAACGTGTTGCACCATCTGTTGCACGTAATGTTGCGAAAGCAGCAATGGAGTCTGGTGTAGCTAGAATTGAAGTTGATCCACAAGATGTGTATGATAAAACAATGAAACTGACAGATTTACAATAA
- a CDS encoding DNA polymerase III subunit alpha — protein MVAYLNIHTAYDLLNSSLKIEDAVRLAVSENVDALAITDTNVLYGFPKFYDACIANNIKPIFGMTLYVTNGLNTVETVVLAKNNSGLKDLYQLSSEIKINTIDNVPFELLQRFSDNMVIIFKNVNEEHRDIIEVFESHDDTYLDHKSLPLNNKKHVWIQDICYQAPQDADTISALAAIRDNTKLDLIHDQEDFGMHFITENEIQQQNINQKYLIQADSIAQKCEAELNYHQSLLPQYQTPNNEPAKNYLWRILVERLNKLELNNAKYQERLKYEYKVITNMGFEDYFLIVSDLIHFAKTNDVMVGPGRGSSAGSLVSYLLGITTIDPIKFNLLFERFLNPERVTMPDIDIDFEDTRREKVIQYVQQKYGELHVSGIVTFGHLLARAVARDVGRIMGFDEITLNEISSLIPHKLGITLNEAYQIEDFKKFVHRNHRHEKWFDICKKLEGLPRHTSTHAAGIIINDHPLYDYAPLTKGDTGLLTQWTMTEAERIGLLKIDFLGLRNLSIIHQIMSQVKKDLGIQIDIEKIPFDDKKVFELLSQGDTTGIFQLESDGVRSVLKKLNPEHFEDIVAVTSLYRPGPMEEIPTYITRRHDPNKVQYLHPDLEPILKNTYGVIIYQEQIMQIASTFANFSYGEADILRRAMSKKNRAVLESERQHFIEGAKENGYQENISKQIFDLILKFADYGFPRAHAVSYSKIAYIMSYLKVHFPNYFYANILSNVIGSEKKTAQMIDEAKKQGISILPPNINESHWFYKPSKDGIYLSIGTIKGVGYQSVKVIVDERYQNGKFKDFFDFARRIPKRVKTRKLLEALILVGAFDVFGKTRATLLQSIDQVLDSDLNLDQDGFLFDMLTPKQTYEEKEELSDTLISQYEKEYLGFYVSQHPVDKKFEAKQYLSIYKLTNAQNNKPILVQFDKIKQIRTKNGQNMAFVTLNDGISTLDGVMFPDQYKKFEHILSQNEMFIVSGKFDIRRQQRQLIINNLQTLMAFEEQKIANANQIIIRNKENIQKFDEMIMQSKKDPDEIALYFYDETTKQMTAIGYINQKSDMLNNFIQSFNPADIRLI, from the coding sequence ATGGTGGCATATTTAAATATTCATACGGCGTATGATTTATTAAATTCAAGTTTAAAAATAGAAGATGCCGTTCGACTTGCTGTGTCTGAAAATGTTGATGCACTCGCCATAACTGACACCAATGTATTGTATGGTTTTCCTAAATTTTATGATGCATGCATTGCAAATAATATCAAACCTATTTTTGGTATGACATTGTATGTGACGAACGGCTTAAATACTGTAGAAACAGTTGTTTTAGCTAAAAACAATAGCGGTTTAAAAGATTTATATCAACTTTCATCAGAAATTAAAATAAATACAATTGATAATGTACCTTTTGAATTGCTACAACGATTTTCAGATAATATGGTAATTATTTTTAAAAATGTTAATGAAGAACATCGTGATATCATTGAAGTTTTTGAGTCACACGATGATACTTATTTAGATCATAAAAGTTTACCGTTGAATAATAAAAAGCATGTGTGGATACAAGATATTTGTTATCAAGCTCCACAAGATGCAGATACAATTTCTGCATTAGCAGCTATTAGAGATAACACAAAGTTAGATTTAATTCATGACCAAGAAGATTTTGGCATGCATTTTATAACTGAAAATGAAATTCAACAACAAAATATTAATCAAAAATACTTAATTCAAGCTGATAGCATCGCGCAAAAATGTGAAGCTGAATTAAATTATCATCAATCTTTACTTCCGCAATATCAAACGCCGAATAACGAGCCAGCTAAAAATTATTTGTGGCGGATTTTAGTCGAGAGATTAAATAAACTAGAGCTTAACAATGCAAAGTATCAAGAAAGACTGAAATACGAGTATAAAGTCATTACGAATATGGGATTCGAAGATTATTTCTTAATCGTTAGTGATTTAATCCATTTTGCAAAGACGAATGATGTAATGGTTGGACCTGGTCGTGGTTCATCAGCCGGTTCACTTGTAAGTTATTTATTAGGTATCACTACAATCGATCCAATAAAGTTCAACCTTTTATTTGAACGTTTTTTAAATCCCGAACGTGTAACAATGCCTGATATTGATATCGATTTTGAAGACACCCGTCGTGAAAAAGTGATTCAATATGTGCAACAAAAATATGGTGAACTACATGTATCTGGAATAGTGACATTCGGGCACTTGTTAGCTAGAGCAGTTGCAAGAGATGTTGGTAGAATTATGGGGTTTGATGAAATCACACTAAATGAAATTTCAAGCTTGATTCCTCATAAATTGGGAATCACACTAAATGAAGCTTATCAAATTGAAGATTTCAAAAAGTTTGTACATCGTAATCATCGACATGAAAAATGGTTTGATATTTGTAAAAAATTAGAAGGGCTCCCAAGGCATACTTCAACGCATGCAGCCGGTATTATTATTAATGATCATCCATTATATGATTATGCGCCTCTAACAAAAGGAGATACAGGGTTACTAACGCAATGGACGATGACTGAAGCTGAGCGAATTGGACTTTTGAAGATTGATTTTTTAGGTTTGCGTAACTTATCTATTATTCATCAAATTATGTCACAAGTTAAAAAAGATTTAGGCATTCAAATTGATATCGAAAAAATTCCTTTTGATGATAAAAAAGTATTTGAATTATTATCGCAAGGTGATACGACTGGTATATTCCAATTAGAATCTGATGGCGTAAGAAGTGTATTAAAAAAATTAAACCCAGAACATTTTGAAGATATTGTGGCTGTAACATCGTTATATAGACCTGGTCCTATGGAAGAAATTCCAACGTATATCACTCGAAGACATGATCCAAATAAAGTTCAATATTTACATCCGGATTTAGAACCAATTTTAAAAAATACTTATGGTGTTATCATATATCAAGAACAAATTATGCAAATTGCGAGTACGTTTGCGAATTTTAGCTATGGTGAAGCGGATATTTTGAGACGAGCGATGAGTAAGAAAAATAGAGCAGTACTTGAAAGTGAACGTCAGCATTTTATCGAAGGTGCGAAAGAAAATGGTTATCAAGAAAATATTAGCAAACAAATTTTCGATTTAATTTTAAAATTTGCTGACTATGGTTTTCCAAGAGCACATGCTGTTAGCTATTCTAAAATTGCTTATATTATGAGTTATCTGAAAGTGCATTTTCCTAATTATTTTTATGCCAATATTTTAAGTAATGTAATTGGAAGTGAAAAGAAAACGGCACAAATGATTGATGAAGCTAAAAAACAAGGTATATCGATATTGCCACCGAACATAAATGAAAGTCATTGGTTTTATAAACCATCGAAAGACGGGATTTATTTATCAATAGGCACAATTAAAGGTGTCGGTTATCAAAGCGTAAAAGTCATTGTAGATGAACGATATCAAAATGGTAAATTTAAAGATTTCTTTGATTTTGCTAGAAGAATACCAAAGCGTGTAAAGACTAGAAAGTTACTTGAAGCGCTCATACTAGTCGGTGCATTTGATGTGTTTGGTAAAACTCGTGCAACTTTATTACAAAGTATTGATCAAGTACTCGATAGTGATTTAAATCTTGATCAAGATGGATTTCTATTCGATATGTTAACGCCTAAACAAACATATGAAGAAAAGGAAGAGCTATCTGATACACTTATTAGTCAATATGAGAAAGAATACTTAGGATTTTATGTATCACAGCATCCAGTTGACAAAAAGTTTGAAGCAAAACAGTACCTTTCTATTTACAAATTGACGAATGCACAAAATAACAAACCAATCTTAGTTCAATTTGACAAAATTAAGCAAATACGGACTAAAAACGGGCAAAATATGGCATTTGTCACTTTAAATGATGGTATCTCTACTTTAGATGGCGTCATGTTTCCTGATCAATATAAAAAATTTGAACATATACTGTCACAAAATGAAATGTTTATAGTTAGTGGCAAATTCGATATAAGAAGGCAACAAAGACAATTAATTATAAATAATTTACAAACATTGATGGCTTTTGAAGAACAAAAAATAGCTAATGCAAATCAAATTATTATTCGAAATAAAGAGAACATACAAAAATTTGATGAAATGATTATGCAATCGAAAAAAGATCCAGATGAAATTGCGCTATATTTTTATGATGAAACAACAAAACAAATGACTGCAATTGGATATATAAATCAAAAAAGTGATATGCTTAATAATTTCATACAATCCTTTAACCCTGCGGATATTAGGCTTATTTAA
- a CDS encoding DHH family phosphoesterase: MINTMNEIMKCVEEKDTIIIHRHVRPDPDAYGSQLGLKYYLQQKFPEKHVYAVGEPEPSLSFIGQLDIVDDSTYQEALVIVCDTANAPRIDDNRYELGSKLIKIDHHPAVDQYGDINYVNTDASSTSEIICDIISHFNDDAIINKDIASVLYLGIVGDTGRFLFNNTSEHTMEIAGKLISHNIDHNALLNKMMEKDPKMLPFQGYVLQHFELMSDGFCQVKITQEVLEEFGIQPNEASQFVNTIADIKGLKIWVFAVDEGTEIRCRLRSKGQLVINDIAQDFGGGGHPNASGVSVNNWDEFEQLAKALRAKIN; the protein is encoded by the coding sequence ATGTGTCGAAGAAAAAGACACGATTATTATACACAGACATGTTAGGCCTGATCCTGATGCATACGGATCACAATTGGGCTTGAAATACTATTTACAACAAAAATTTCCAGAAAAACATGTTTATGCTGTAGGTGAGCCAGAACCATCATTAAGTTTTATCGGTCAATTAGATATAGTTGATGATTCAACATATCAAGAAGCATTAGTTATTGTTTGTGATACTGCTAACGCACCACGCATAGACGATAATCGTTATGAATTAGGCAGTAAATTGATAAAAATTGACCACCACCCAGCCGTAGACCAATATGGTGATATTAACTATGTTAATACAGATGCTTCATCAACGAGTGAAATTATTTGTGATATAATTTCGCATTTTAATGACGATGCTATCATTAATAAAGATATTGCCAGTGTATTATATCTTGGAATTGTTGGAGATACAGGACGTTTCTTATTTAATAATACTTCAGAACATACAATGGAAATTGCAGGTAAATTAATTAGTCATAACATTGATCATAATGCTTTATTAAATAAAATGATGGAAAAAGATCCGAAAATGTTGCCATTCCAAGGTTATGTTTTACAACATTTTGAATTAATGTCAGATGGTTTTTGTCAAGTTAAAATTACGCAAGAAGTATTAGAAGAATTTGGGATTCAGCCAAATGAGGCATCTCAGTTTGTTAATACAATAGCTGATATTAAAGGTTTGAAAATTTGGGTATTTGCAGTCGATGAAGGCACTGAAATTAGATGTCGATTACGTTCAAAAGGTCAGTTAGTTATCAATGATATAGCTCAAGATTTTGGTGGTGGGGGGCATCCAAATGCTTCCGGTGTTTCAGTAAATAATTGGGACGAGTTTGAGCAATTAGCCAAAGCTTTACGTGCAAAAATTAATTAA